A DNA window from Pseudomonas sp. B21-056 contains the following coding sequences:
- the mntA gene encoding type VII toxin-antitoxin system MntA family adenylyltransferase antitoxin has translation MNTQALLTHLQNHLPDLLAVYLFGSHAQGTAGPDSDVDMAVLVSGHVDPVFLWQLSGDLADIAGSPVDLIDLREATTVMQYQIVTRGRRLWAKDVQAGLFESFILSEKTSFDTARAGLLRDIHEEGIVYGR, from the coding sequence ATGAACACTCAAGCCCTGCTGACTCATCTGCAAAACCATTTGCCTGACTTACTGGCGGTGTACCTGTTCGGCAGCCATGCACAGGGAACCGCCGGACCTGACAGTGATGTCGATATGGCTGTGCTCGTGTCCGGTCACGTCGACCCGGTGTTTTTATGGCAGCTTTCGGGAGACCTGGCGGATATCGCCGGGAGCCCGGTGGATCTGATTGATCTGCGCGAGGCAACGACCGTGATGCAATACCAGATCGTGACCCGAGGCCGGCGATTGTGGGCCAAAGACGTACAGGCGGGTTTGTTCGAGAGTTTCATTCTCAGCGAAAAGACCTCTTTCGACACAGCCCGGGCGGGCCTGCTCAGGGATATTCACGAAGAGGGTATCGTGTATGGTCGATGA
- a CDS encoding OprD family porin, which translates to MKKSTLALAVAVGVLAQQAGAAGFIEDSKASVSSRTLYFNNDNHETGSEDLRETGTGLKFDYKSGFTQGVVGFGIDAQALVGIRLDGGKGRNNGSYMPSDTDGAAVHDWSRLSGNVKALFSKTEAHVGGALAPNLPILVANDSRLLPQTFEGGTITSKEIDNVTFNAGQLEHATGRASSNSTGLALSGGTEDSNQFRFAGADWKVTKDLTLQYYYANLQDYYKQHFLGAVHVFPISEGQSFKTDLRYFDSSSDGRNGDTGYQFDNNKGYFKNKGEVDNKTWSAMFTYTLGGSAFLLGHQQVSDDGGFVYLNQGSVVNSNGRPEGAGGSSFYLFTDSMINGFVRAGENTTFGQYSYDFASLGVPGLKASVAYLRGDDVKSATGGSDYSEWERDMRVDYVIQQGALKGFGTTLRQGTYRSSGVGDSQDQTRLIFNYTYNFM; encoded by the coding sequence ATGAAAAAGTCCACCTTGGCCCTGGCTGTGGCCGTTGGGGTTCTGGCGCAGCAAGCAGGCGCCGCCGGTTTTATCGAAGACAGCAAGGCGTCGGTCAGTTCTCGTACGTTGTACTTCAACAACGATAACCATGAAACGGGCAGCGAGGACCTGCGCGAAACGGGTACCGGCCTCAAGTTCGACTACAAGTCTGGCTTCACGCAAGGTGTGGTTGGTTTCGGTATCGACGCTCAGGCGCTGGTGGGTATTCGTCTCGATGGAGGCAAGGGCCGTAACAATGGCTCTTATATGCCAAGCGATACAGATGGTGCTGCGGTACATGACTGGAGCCGTTTGTCGGGCAACGTCAAGGCGCTGTTCTCCAAGACTGAGGCTCACGTAGGTGGCGCGCTGGCACCAAACCTGCCGATCCTGGTGGCCAACGACAGCCGTCTGCTGCCGCAGACCTTTGAAGGTGGCACCATCACCTCCAAGGAAATCGACAACGTGACCTTCAACGCCGGTCAGTTGGAACATGCCACTGGCCGTGCGTCGAGCAACAGCACCGGTCTGGCCTTGTCGGGCGGTACCGAGGACAGCAACCAGTTCCGTTTTGCTGGTGCCGACTGGAAGGTCACCAAAGACCTGACCCTGCAGTACTACTACGCCAACCTGCAGGATTACTACAAGCAGCACTTCCTGGGCGCGGTACACGTTTTCCCGATCAGCGAAGGTCAATCGTTCAAGACCGACCTGCGCTACTTCGACAGCAGCTCGGATGGTCGTAACGGCGATACGGGTTATCAGTTCGACAACAACAAGGGTTATTTCAAAAACAAGGGCGAGGTCGATAACAAGACCTGGAGCGCCATGTTCACTTATACCCTCGGCGGCAGCGCTTTCCTGCTGGGTCACCAGCAAGTCAGTGATGACGGTGGCTTCGTCTACCTGAACCAGGGCAGCGTGGTTAACAGCAACGGTCGTCCAGAAGGTGCCGGTGGCTCGAGCTTCTACCTGTTCACCGACAGCATGATCAACGGGTTTGTCCGTGCCGGTGAAAACACCACCTTCGGTCAATACTCCTACGACTTCGCTTCCTTGGGCGTTCCAGGCCTGAAAGCCTCGGTTGCCTACCTGCGTGGTGACGATGTCAAATCCGCCACTGGTGGAAGCGATTACTCCGAGTGGGAACGTGACATGCGTGTGGATTACGTCATCCAGCAAGGCGCATTGAAAGGCTTCGGCACTACCCTGCGTCAGGGTACTTACCGCAGCAGCGGCGTTGGCGACAGCCAGGATCAGACTCGCCTGATCTTTAACTACACTTACAACTTCATGTAA
- a CDS encoding peroxiredoxin, translated as MSLRLGDIAPDFEQDSSAGKIRFHEWLGNSWGVLFSHPADFTPVCTTELGLTAKLKDEFAQRGVKAIALSVDPVDSHHKWIEDINETQNTVVNFPILADADRKVSDLYDLIHPNASDTLTVRSLFVIDPNKKIRLTITYPASTGRNFNEILRVIDSLQLTDNYKVATPANWQDGDEVVIVPSLKDEEELKQRFPKGYRAVKPYLRLTPQPNR; from the coding sequence ATGAGCCTCAGACTGGGCGACATCGCCCCCGACTTCGAACAGGACTCCAGCGCCGGCAAGATCCGCTTCCACGAGTGGCTCGGCAATAGCTGGGGCGTGCTGTTTTCCCATCCGGCGGACTTCACGCCGGTCTGCACCACCGAGCTGGGCCTCACCGCCAAGCTCAAGGATGAGTTCGCCCAGCGCGGCGTCAAGGCCATTGCTCTCTCGGTCGATCCGGTGGACTCGCACCATAAATGGATCGAGGACATCAACGAAACCCAGAACACCGTTGTCAACTTTCCGATCCTGGCCGACGCCGATCGCAAGGTCTCGGACCTGTACGACCTGATCCACCCCAATGCCAGCGATACCTTGACCGTGCGTTCACTGTTCGTGATCGACCCGAACAAGAAGATTCGCCTGACCATTACCTACCCGGCCAGCACCGGGCGCAATTTCAATGAAATCCTGCGGGTGATCGATTCCTTGCAATTGACCGACAACTACAAGGTCGCCACCCCGGCCAACTGGCAGGACGGTGATGAAGTGGTGATCGTGCCGTCGCTCAAGGATGAGGAAGAGCTCAAGCAGCGCTTTCCCAAAGGCTATCGTGCCGTGAAGCCATATTTGCGCCTTACTCCGCAGCCCAATCGCTGA